In the genome of Juglans microcarpa x Juglans regia isolate MS1-56 chromosome 6S, Jm3101_v1.0, whole genome shotgun sequence, the window TTCTAGTTTTATCTAGTCTATTTTGCCACTATTTCAGATTATATAGTTGCCATAGCTATTAAACCTCTAGGCAGGTTGGCAGAATTCTTCCATTCCCTTTTTACACAAGAGAGACTGCTGAAAGCATCCTTGCACATGGTGCAccaaattgtaattttgattaAATATGCAATGAAGACCAGCCCAAACCATCAGAGCAAAGGCAATCACACATGATAAGTCATAATCAGGATTCTCTTTTGCTTTTATTACTGTATACATACTTCATGAGTTGTTTTGGCCTTGTTAATTGAGCATTTATGttcaaaataattgaaagaaaGAGTTGATAAAAAGCAATATTGGCCATTCTTTTAAGTGAGTAGTAATCGTAGTCTTTCCATTTACATGGACACAAACATGAGTTAAATGTTTAATAGTTCTTTCTTGATGCTTACTGCAATGCTTCTTCAGGTTCTGTGGGATCTTTAATTCATTTGTCAAGCGGAATGTGGATGAGATTCCTGTTAGCAATGCAAATCAACTGCCCAAAACTGCTGGAGGCCTAGGGCAATGCAAAAGTGGTATTGTGTATAAAAACACCATGGCTCCACGATCAGAGCAAAATAAAGTACAGCAATCTAGCCAAAAAGTTGGTCTGCAGTCTCCTGGTGTGGTAAAAGATGTCAAAAGTGAAAGCAAGGGCACAGGAGTTCATGGTCAGGATACCAAAATTTCTGCAGATAAAGAGAAAGTCCCTCCCTTGCCTGCTGGAAAAAAGAATGTCCAGAATGGGAAAAACCCTTCTGATGCTGGAGGTTCATTGGCAAATTTTTGGGGTCGGGCATCTGCAAAGTCAAAGCCTTGTGGCCTTGCAGATGATAATAGTGTTATTCCAGTTATTCCAAATCCAACTGGTTTGTTTCCATTTAATTATCCTATGCTGTtacaattttgatttttgttttataagtaagaaaatttattgatccTATTGATCCTCataaataggcaaagcccaagtacataggtagtatacaagagagaaatacCTAATTACAGCCACaagcaagaaaaagaagaataaaagtcattaaaattgACCCCCTCTAAAACAGCGGCCTTAGCCCAAACTAACAATTTGATTGTTTATTTGACTATAACGGAGAAATTTGTCATGATGGATCTTTTCTTGGTTAAAATTTATGACACAAACTTCTGTTCTACAACCATATTTTCTTAGCTCGGTCTATTAATTATTGGTTCTTCTTGTTATGTTTCAGTCACTAGTGCTGAGGCTCAAATATGTGCTGATGAAGCTGTAGAGATTGTCAGCAGTGATGATGATGGCCAAGATGTCAATTTTAAGAGAGCCTCCAATGCCGAAGGAATTAGAAAAAGGAGGGTTGTATTTGATTTCtcagatgaagatgaagaaaatgaagatgcagTCAATTTAGCATCACCAGATATTCCAAAAGTTCGATCATCTCTAGATCAGAAACAAAGTACCAAAATTTTGGCTTCAGAAAAATCCAATTTGAACTTTGACAAGGAAATAGAAGATAAACCAGTGGTCAAGGAAGGGATAGCTACCAACAAGGAATCTAACCAACCGCTGAGAGAGAATTCTCTAGTTATCAACAAGGCCACAGAAGCTGGGACTTCCTCTAAAGAGAGAGTACAAAGTGGTATTCCAGAAAGTGACATAAACAGGAAGAATACACCAACACTTGCTGTTCCAAATTCCCCTAAAAGGAGAAAAGTGTTGAAGACACAGATTGATGAGCGAGGAAGAGAAGGTATACAGATGATTAGATCCTCAGTTTCTAAGGAGACCTGTGTATGTTATATAATGTTGCATGGTAGTAATTATTTTACCTTTGGAAATTCACTAGCTAAACCTAATCCTAATCAGTTCAATAAATTCCAGATACCTTTTTATGCCATAGCTGCTATCTGAAGTAAGTAAATTATTGTGTGTTCCCACTAGGTAATCCATATTGGTAAAGCACTCCCATTCAATTTGGCTCGCActagagctttttttttttttttttaaatgatcgTTCCATATTGAAGATTAGTTTTTCACTTTTAATAAGTTAATTGAAGCTTGTTCTATTAGGTTTGCTAATGTTGTACTTCTgataagccttttttttttttctgggaaagagaggagattaaaaaaaaaaaagttgtcttCTGCATTCACTTCCATTAATGCCCTGTTAAACCAGAAGGCATCTTCACCCAATTCGGTTAGTCATAGTTTCTCTTTTACACCTTTTATtgctataattataataatatctgcATTTTCTTGCTCCAGTAACTGAAGTAATCTGGGAGGGTGAAGAGACAGGAGCAAAGAAATCTGACAGTGGCACAACAAAGAAACGTGACAACTCTACATCTGACAATACTATTAGCAGGTTAACTATATGCTTCATCTCTGCTAGTTATGTTTTGCTAGAAATACTATTCCTCAGAACTgcaagtttctttctttctttcttacttcctgtgtacctgggctatgcctactttttgataaataaaatatcttattacttatcaaaaaaaaagtttctttctttctttgtgtttttttttttttttttttttttttttttttcggctaGGCAAATTTTAAGGGACAACCACCCTAGTAGTTGGGTTTTAACACCAACCTTGGACCCCATGGCCCCATGGTTCTAAAGGATCAGGGGCTAGTGCCATTCGGCCATTGGCCCCAGAACTGCAAGTTGTTTGTATGGTTTTCTATCTATAAATGTCAAATGACCCAACATTTGGCTCAATTTGTTTCAGTTCCGCGGCCTTCGGGCAATTGTATTGATAATGTGAGTACAAGTAATTGAGGCATTGGGGTGTCAATTATACCACCCTAAGGTTGATTGTCTATCACAGACAAATTATTATGGTTGTGAGTGCTGGATTCTTCATTAAGATACTATTCTGTAGCTGAAAGATAGCTCTCTCTGTCTATGGCTAGGCTCTGAATATTGGGTTTATGAATTATGATTTAGGCTTCCTGCAACGAAAAAGTCACCAGCAATGGGAAATGCTGCCCCTTCCAATCCAGCAGGCAAAGCAGGAAACAAGAAAGCAGGGAACTTGAAAGATCCTAAGCAAGGCAACATTCTTTCATTCTTCAAGAGGGTGTGAGACGTACAAAAAAACTTGAGCGAAGTACCACTGTGAATACAGAGATGTTTAATTGATGGTTCTTCAGATGCCAGTCTTGATGTAACTATAAGGTTTCGTTCAGTAGGAGGTTTTAAAGAGGTTTGGGGGAAGATGTTGCTATATTAGTAATTACCTTAATCTTTGCTCGAGGGGGAATCCATGTATTTGCTTGATGAGTCTAGGATTATGTTTGATGGGTCTAATCTACCCttcaaattaagaaaaactaaaagaagatGGCGTCACGGTTTTGCTTGATATTTGGCTCTGGGAATGGCATCTTGGTGGTCGATCTCTTAGCGATATGAATCAACGAATTTAGCATGACTTGATTTTAGAGTGCTGGGAAGATATCTTTCTACCACAACTGGCATTTTGCGCAGTTCTATACATTTTGTGCAGTTCTAGACGAATCGTTCTTTAGAATGACGAGAAAATATCAATCTAACATCAGACAAGTGGGATAAAGGGTTTATTCATTCTTCCATAGTTTGCAGTTATGCAGATTAGTTGGAACCCAGTTGACTGGGTATTGCTTTTTCTAATCAAGATTATATTTACTAGCCAGCATGATTGTTATTACCCAGAGAATGGTTCCAAATTGTGGATGGGGTAAAGCGATCAATACAACCACACATTGACCCAAAGAATTTTCATTCACAAGAATGACGCGAAAACCCGTAGTTTGAGGATAAAATCCAAATGGATGTTGCATTCTCACTCAATTACCCGCAGAAACTGAGAGCTAGCTAAGAGTCCAAAGCGAATATGCAAATAGAAATTCATAAAAGTTTACTTTGTGAAAGAGGATGACGGAATGATACACATGATTTACACTCAATCTCCGCACAAATGGTGCAGTGTATCCTCAACGGTATTAACCGTCTTGGATCAAGTTGGTCGGCTCACTCAACACATATTTGGGTAGTTCATATTTTGCACCTGCAATAAGTTTTGTAAGGCAGGGATAGAAAAGCTTCAGAAAAAATAGAATCGAAGGATAAAGTGAACATTAACATGACAAAAACATCATAGAATTTGCTTTTCAGCGTGAAAGTCAGAACGTATCACATCAGAAAAAGGTACCGATCATTCTGCCCAAAGTTACTATATggttcaagtattttttttttttttttttaatttttttaactttattttccCCACATGGCCCAAGCGGATATCTATCAGGGTGAAGTAATTATAAACAAGGGAAGTAACATGGATTAAGTACCTCTTTCATCATAGCAAATTGTCAAATCGGCACTTTGAACTATGACCCCTGCACTTTCCACGATCGCTTGCGAAAGGGTTAAGTCAGCTTCAGCAGCAGCTCGAAGTGCATCCCAAATCTCTAGTGCCCAGGAAAATGAAGATTACATTTCCGTTGTGCATGTGAAACATTAGAAGCATGTCTAAGTAAGATATTTATGATCCCGTACAAGGTCGGCAGAAAATCATAGGAACTTGACAAAAGACTAGATTACTACTCTAACTCCATGGTTATAcaatatcaaagaaaaataaccaTAGTTTGGAGAACTTGAAAGTTCATAATCTTCTCACAAAGATGCTTGTAATTGATAGCCAAAAGATAAAGGACTTACGATAAACAATACGTTGGAAAGATATTTTCTTATCAATCAAAACAACAATGTTATTGTGTAGTGtaattaagtataaaaaaaattgattgctGTTGATGTGAAGTGCCAATTGCTACATGAATATTGGAGGATTATCCCATAAGTTTTCTGTGAGGCTTGTATCAAGTTCTGAAGTTCATGACTGCACCTTCTTGTCCCATCAAGAATATGGATATGGTTATAATCTCTAAATCAAAAAAGGaacaaagaggaaaaaaaagaccCTCATCATAACAAATCCTATAGTGTTTGGAGCCATCCTTTTCTTCATCCCTATAGTTGGGTGTTCGCTATCATATACTTCTGGTGTATTTGGGTTGTGCCCCTTTGCACTTTGAGTAAAGTTTAccatacttatcaaaaaacgcATTTGGAGTCGGCTATAAAAGCATCTGATGCCACTTCTCTATACAAGTTGGTGCTTCTATCAGAGCATATGCCATCATGCCCTTTAACCCACTGTCAATTTGACCTTTTCCATAACCTTGTAATGGCTTTACTAACAAATTAATAGGGGTTTTCATCGTAAAGCCCAGGAGAAAATTGTCAAGCAAAAATCCGATGATggaaaattcaataaatacttGAGGCTTTTCTCCATGGCTTTGCAACAAAGATAATAAGCTATGTTAATAATCTTTTACAAGCTATGATAATacatatagataaatatatgaaaGTCATCTAAACATGAAAAAGGTTAATCGTATATTGAACAAGAGATTATCCGTCTTAGACTTCTTCATTCTGATTTGTCAACTCTGTTATACTAGGCAAGCTAACCTTAGATAATTACAAAAGCTTTCCAACAAAGTCTTTATATAATCTGAAGCAACACTACCTTTCCGGCCACCATAGTGAGGAGCAGTGTCCCAAAACTCATCTCTCAACTGCACGAGCTGAGTCTTTGTTATTGGCTGTGGATGCTTCCAAGGTTTTGGCTTCCGGATCTTTTTCACAGTCCCTGTTTCACATTAGAATATCAGACAGCATCacgatttaattttaaatatcagCATTTGAATCGAGATTGTCAATCTGATAGCGCCCATCATTACCACGCATGGTTGAAactagttacaaaaaaaaaaacacttggagCGCTACAATCAACTGGgatttttaaataagtgatgGTTACTAGGCCAACTGGACTTGCTGCACGTGTCTAAATGGAGAATGACAAATTCAAGAAACAATTATGCACACAAAAATGTTCACCAGCTCCCTTATAAAAAAGCAATGCTAGCTTATGTACCTTTAGTAAAAATGACACAGCCACCTTCATGCAGGCACCAGCACTTCCAAAAACTTTGAAACAAGCTGTAATCATATGATCTTGTGATATGGGATTGAAGGACATACGTTGTAAGTAAATGAAATTCAATTATTCAGGACATTAGAATTATGGACACAAAATTTTAGGCTTGACGTTTTGTGAATAAGGTAAAGTCCATCAGTAATCTAATTGGTGTTGGTAAATAGGGTTGAAGTTcatatgtgtgtatataaatatatatatatatatatatatatatatatatttctattataGGTTCTAAGGCATAGTTAACGGGCAGGACCGCTTGTTGAAGAGGTGCGCGTTGCCAGGAGGTTTTAGAACAGTAAAAAAAGTTAGTGCAGTTAGTTACTAATCCTTTAACTCACTGGAAAATTTGTAGAATTCAGGACGTTACTTCAAAATTTGACTTGGGAAATTTTAGTTCCAGAAACTCAATTCTCAACCCGATGATTTGGATTCACAATCAGCCACTCAATCTACAAGCAAAGAAGTAGCGAAAAACGCAAAGAATGTAGAGAGACAAACAGTTCTCAGGAAATAAATAAGCATAGAAATGAATGAacattaaattaaaatcaattgGAAAAAGAATGAGGAAACAAAGTAATGCACGGAGTGCTCGCTGagaaacaacaaaaaactttcaaaactgATATTCTGAAATCTTAAATTCTCGCTGGACTCCGCCTACCATAAAATAACCATTTTGACATAGCGCTTCCAGCCTATTATTCGTTCATTTATTATGACTTGCAAACGGATTATACTTAAACTCCTGCTCTAAATTTTTTCCCCGCAGGTTTTCTCAGCAACCGAACAGAAGGTAAAACTCTTCGAAACAAacaaatcagagagagagagagatgatagaGTAACCTCACCGTCGGCTTTGGTCTGCGAAGATCCAACACATCCCATTCCGCTTCTGATTCCACAAGAAATCGCTGCTGCTtcgagagagagcgagagagagagattgaaaggATGAGCTCAGAGAAGCATAAGAAGCTTCATTGAGACGCAAAAGTCAAAAGGGACGCGGAGAAGCTCGTGCTGTTGATGTAGAGTTTCGTTTTATCAGTTAATGGTTGCTTAATAATAAACATGGTTGTGGTGGTTGGCTGTCTATGTTCATGTTGGTGGAGGAggtaattatttctttttttctttctttttccaagtAACATCTTCGAAATTGTGTTAAatagttaataaataataatattaatttatccTAAAAACTCTTAatcttctttttaataattatctatttttattatgtattaaatgattaataaataataaatattttttaaaatcatttacaTTACATCATGATGATTAAATGATAATGAATAACATCTGTTACAAATATAACTAATTTCATTTACCgcgaaaaattaaattttacgaagtataataattataagagaTTCCATTTATATTCAAGTGTCTTAAAAGTTTCGTTTATTACATGCACAATTTCATGGCATACAGATACTGCATTTGGATTGAAGGCAGTTCATATGGGCATAATTACTTAATTTACTTTCATGGATGAAGGAGATGCGAGATATTTGCATTGAAAGGTATGTTATATTGCACAATGTAATTTTCATGGATGAAGATGTGCACAGTTACATGAACTTAGATGTTTAGCTGGCGAGACGAGacgagaattttgtgaataacagtaaaatgttttaagttaaaatattttattaagttttgacaaatgagaggaaaaaaaaagttaaataaaattattataaaattaaattattatttgaacataattttaattttttttttttgaaaattcaaaaaagttacattattttttgtattttgtttaaaagtttaaaaaaattgtaatgattgtataaaaaagttaaggatttgaaattaaaaaatat includes:
- the LOC121236767 gene encoding ubiquitin domain-containing protein 1-like isoform X2, which produces MGCVGSSQTKADGTVKKIRKPKPWKHPQPITKTQLVQLRDEFWDTAPHYGGRKEIWDALRAAAEADLTLSQAIVESAGVIVQSADLTICYDERGAKYELPKYVLSEPTNLIQDG
- the LOC121236767 gene encoding ubiquitin domain-containing protein 1-like isoform X1; translated protein: MCWIFADQSRRLFQSFWKCWCLHEGGCVIFTKGTVKKIRKPKPWKHPQPITKTQLVQLRDEFWDTAPHYGGRKEIWDALRAAAEADLTLSQAIVESAGVIVQSADLTICYDERGAKYELPKYVLSEPTNLIQDG
- the LOC121236759 gene encoding uncharacterized protein LOC121236759 — protein: MSALKRFGIAKSVPKLYFLRSDRRERSMAQHETLGMLEEIESLVSVQLQVVSYKWLSRNYLVSSNSAKRLLQEFVEKHKSGLEVVYTLSGWLKKDSSNYHIRLVSGPKLAEAKQDFDGNCSIQVYSVQACIPKDPAALWNAEFVQAEELFKQHFSTDNCLRDNRFCGIFNSFVKRNVDEIPVSNANQLPKTAGGLGQCKSGIVYKNTMAPRSEQNKVQQSSQKVGLQSPGVVKDVKSESKGTGVHGQDTKISADKEKVPPLPAGKKNVQNGKNPSDAGGSLANFWGRASAKSKPCGLADDNSVIPVIPNPTVTSAEAQICADEAVEIVSSDDDGQDVNFKRASNAEGIRKRRVVFDFSDEDEENEDAVNLASPDIPKVRSSLDQKQSTKILASEKSNLNFDKEIEDKPVVKEGIATNKESNQPLRENSLVINKATEAGTSSKERVQSGIPESDINRKNTPTLAVPNSPKRRKVLKTQIDERGREVTEVIWEGEETGAKKSDSGTTKKRDNSTSDNTISRLPATKKSPAMGNAAPSNPAGKAGNKKAGNLKDPKQGNILSFFKRV